The following proteins are co-located in the Desertibacillus haloalkaliphilus genome:
- a CDS encoding LTA synthase family protein yields KTFWNRDVMYESLGIDRFYDVDSFDVNEQNSTGWGLKDIDFFDQSIDYLKKLKAPYYSTFITLTNHFPFEIDPKDQFIDEYDSTSTILNRYVTTVRYQDEAIKRFFERMKEEGLYENTMFVLMGDHYG; encoded by the coding sequence ATAAAACATTCTGGAATCGTGATGTGATGTATGAATCTCTTGGGATTGACCGCTTTTATGATGTCGATTCATTTGATGTCAATGAACAGAATTCGACTGGCTGGGGCTTAAAAGATATCGACTTTTTTGACCAATCCATTGATTATTTAAAAAAGCTGAAGGCGCCTTATTACAGCACGTTTATTACCTTAACCAATCACTTCCCATTTGAAATTGATCCAAAGGATCAGTTCATTGATGAATATGATTCGACTAGCACCATTTTAAACCGCTATGTGACCACCGTCCGCTATCAAGATGAAGCCATCAAAAGGTTCTTTGAACGAATGAAAGAAGAAGGACTATATGAAAATACAATGTTTGTCCTGATGGGAGACCACTATGGCAT